Within Kineothrix sp. MB12-C1, the genomic segment AATTAAAACTTTTAGCAGCACAGCTTTTGTTCCGCGCGCGTAGCTGCGCATCAATCGGTTCTTTAATAGGAGCACTTTCCTATTAAAGAACAAAAGTGTGCTTCGTCCACTCTCGCGATTTAAACTTTTAGCAGCACAGCTTTTGTTCCGCGCGCATAGCTGCGCATCCTGCACGGAGTGCTTTTATTCTATAGGATCAACACTTTTATACTTTAATGCAACAAGGTCTTTCCTATAGAATAAAAAAAGGACATTTCCCACTCAGGAAATGTCCTTAAAATATCACTTATTAAATCTTTATGGCTGAATACTTACGTCTATATAGTGGGGATATTTTCCCCTTAGTATAACCCACATACATCGAGGCTTTTTGGATGGTGCATCCGGAAGTTCAGACAAGTAATTCATGTGGTTAATTTGGGTAGGTTATACTAGTCATTCCAAATCATTTCCATTTGTTTCTATAACTTTTTTATACCAATAAAAACTATCTTTTCTATATCGATTACCCGTACCTGTTCCATCGTTATTCAAATCTACATAGATATATCCATATCTTTTGCTCATTTCTCCCGTAGATTGGGAAACCAAGTCGATACATCCCCAAGTCGTATAACCTAACACATTAACCCCATCATCTATAGCTAAACGGAGTTGTTCGATGTGTTTTCTCAAATAGCTGATTCGATAATCGTCGTGTACTTTATAATCTTCAGTTAATATATCGTTTGCTCCTAATCCATTTTCAACAATAAATAACGGTTTTCCATATCTGGTGTAAAAATCATTCAATACTATACGCAATCCTATCGGATCTATCGACCAGCCCCACTCACTCGTTTCTAAATAGGGATTCTCAAAAATTGTCGAACCACTGCTATCCGAAAGATCCACCTTATCCAGTTCCACCGGCATTCTGCTCATGTAATAGCTGAACGGAATATAATCTCCGGTTCCTTCTTTTATAATCTGAAGATCCTCCGGACGCATATCTATTTTCAGATTTTCTTTTTCAATTCTATTTAGCCAGTAATAAGGATATTCACCCTTAAGCAATACATCCAGATAAGCATATGTGTATTCTTGATTCGATGATAATGTCTTAAATACATCCGCAGGATTGCAAGTTGGTTGATAGGCAATTGCCGCCTCCATCATTGCGCTGATATAAGAACCGGGAATAATTTCATGACACAGTTTTACGCATTTTGCATTTGCAACAAATTGATTATGAGCAACTTGATATTGCAATTGTTTAATGTTATCTCCTTCGCGTAAAATGACCCCGCCATTTTGATATAAAAATCCTTTCATAAAAATAA encodes:
- a CDS encoding glycoside hydrolase family 1 protein, which gives rise to MKNFPEQFLWGGAISANQSEGAFHEDGKGLSTADLLCKETYGKDEMKLELDPDYYYPCHTAIDFYHTYKEDIQLFSEMGFKCFRLSIPWSRIFPNGDDEQPNEKALRHYDDLFDECHKYGIEPLVTLSHCEMPVALLKKYGGWKNRDMIDIFVRYAKTVFTRYRNKVKYWITFNEINFIFMKGFLYQNGGVILREGDNIKQLQYQVAHNQFVANAKCVKLCHEIIPGSYISAMMEAAIAYQPTCNPADVFKTLSSNQEYTYAYLDVLLKGEYPYYWLNRIEKENLKIDMRPEDLQIIKEGTGDYIPFSYYMSRMPVELDKVDLSDSSGSTIFENPYLETSEWGWSIDPIGLRIVLNDFYTRYGKPLFIVENGLGANDILTEDYKVHDDYRISYLRKHIEQLRLAIDDGVNVLGYTTWGCIDLVSQSTGEMSKRYGYIYVDLNNDGTGTGNRYRKDSFYWYKKVIETNGNDLE